Genomic DNA from Nonomuraea rubra:
TCCCTAGGAGCTCCCATGCGCCCCACTCGATCAGCCCCCACGATCGATGACCGCATCGTGTGTGCGTGCTCCCGGCCGCGCCCCTCCGACGGCCGGACCACGCACGGGATGGAACGCCTCGGCCGTCTTCCGTCGCCACGACAACACCTGGTGACATAACCCTGAGCTGCCCTTTTCTGGATATCAAGGTGACCGGAACGGGAACGGGCGGCAGAGCGAGTGCCGGCTTCGGCGCCTACCGCGAGGGCCGGCCGATTTCCACGGTCACCCGACGGCACCAAAGATCTGGAGCTCACAGGCACGCCAGCCTCCAAGTGCGCCGTCGCCCCGATGGCAAGTGACAAAGAGTGCGTAAGTGCCCCCGCGCGCGCTTTGGGATAAATCGTTTCATGAGGTTCAGCTGCGTTGCCCCGCCGAGGGCTGTGGTGTCTCAGCCCGTTGGCACGCCCCATCTCAACTGAGTCGTGCCCGTACCCGGGATCGTCTCCTCGTTCGATCGACCGCCAGCGCAATCAGGAGCACTTCCCGAACCGGAGGTTCGGCGGTTGCCCCCTGTCATGTCGAAGTCCACAGCGGACATCTCCGCATCGAAGGGATCTCATGCCATGACCGAAAACGAAGCAGGCACACCTGACGGTCTTCGGCGGCGTACCGTCCTGCTCGGCGCGGCGGCCGGCGCGCTGGCGCTGGGCGCCAGCGCCATTCGGGCACCCCAGGCAGAGGCCGCCTCCTTCATCAAGGGCGCGGACATCAGCTGGATGCCGCAGATGGAGGCGCGCGGCTACTACTGGAACAACCGGTCCGGCCAGCGGCAGGACCTGCTGGCCATCCTCAAGGGCTACGGCATCACCGCCGTCAGCCTGCGCACCTGGGTCAACCCGTCCAACGACCCGGGCAACGGCCACTGCAGCATGCCGGAGACCGTGCAGATGGCACGGCGTTGTACGGACGCCGGCCTGCAGGTGCTCGTTGGGTTCCACTTCGGGGACACCTGGAACTCGGTCGGCGTGCAGAACCCGCCGGCGGCGTGGGCCGGCATGAGCTACGACCAGATGCTCACGGCGATGCGCACCTACGTCACCAACTCGATGAACCAGCTCAGGAGCGCCGGCGTCACACCGGACTGGGTCAAGATCGGTAATGAGACGAACTCGGGCATCTGCAAGCCCACCGGCAGCCTCAGCCGGCCGAACCAGATGACCGGTCTGCTGAATGCCGCCTACGACTCGGTCAAGCAGGTCTTCCCCAGCACCCCGGTGCTCATTCATCTGGCCCAGCCGCAGAAGCTCGACAGCATTCAGAACTTCTTCAACGCCTACCGCGGCAACGGCGGGAAGTGGGACATCACCGGCCTGTCCTCGTATGCGCAGGGCGGCAACGTGGCCCCCGTACTGAACAACATGAGGACCATCCAGACGAGCTACGGCAAGCCGGTCATGCAGGTGGAGTACGGCGGCCCGGTAGGTAAGCCCACTCAGGTGCGTGACTCACTGCGGGCGTTCATCACGGGGATCAAGGGCTTCGGCGGGCTGGGGACCTTCTTCTGGGAGCCCGAGGGCTACCCGTCGTTCAACTACTACAACAGCTCGGCCTGGGACGAAGGCAGCAAACGCCCCACCGCCGCCATGGATGGCTTCCTCAACGTCTGACGGAGTTCACTGATGAAACGCTGCATGACGGTGGCGCGTGCCGCCTTGATCGCGACAGTCGTGGTGGGTTCTTCCGCCGCGTTCATCACCACGTCCGTGACGGCCGGCAACGCGGCGGCCGGAGCCGTCTACTACGTCGCACCGAACGGCAGCGACAGCGCGGCCGGAACGCAGGCCGCCCCATGGGCCTCGATCGCTCGCGCGCAAGCGGCCGCCCAGCCCGGGGACACGGTCTACGTCCGGGGCGGCACCTACGTCTTCACCCGCGCGAACAGCGCCTGCTCGAGCCAGACGGCCAGGGTCGACGCGATCACCCTGAACAAGAGCGGTAGTCCCGGCAACCTGATCCGGTACTGGGCCTATCCCGGGGAGAAGCCGGTATTCGACTTCTCCCACATGACGGATAACTGCCGGATCAAGGGATTCGGCATCACCGGCAGCCATGTCCACCTCAAAGGGCTGGACGTCAGAGGCGTGCCGCAGAACAACAAACTGAACGCCGAGTCCTGGGGGATCTGGGTCTCGGGCAGCAACAACATCCTCGAGCTGATCGACACGCACCACCACATGGGAACCGGCCTGTTCATCAGCGGCGGGGGCGGCAACCTCGTTCTCAACTCCGATTCGCATCACAACTACGACCCGAACAGCTCGGACGGGCCTGGCGAGAACGCCGACGGTTTCGGCGCCCACTACACGCCGGCTGGCCGCCCCGCCAACGTGTTCCGGGGCTGCCGCGCGTGGTGGAACGCGGATGACGGTTACGACCTCATCTCCACCTACTCGCCCGTGACCATCGAAAACTCGTGGTCCTGGCGCAACGGTTACCTGCCGGGGACGACGACGCCTTCCGGCAACGGCGCCGGCTTCAAGATGGGCGGCTTCGGCGCCGAGTACGACGCCGGCGCGGTGAAGCACACCGTCCGCTTCTCAGTAGCCTTCCTCAACAAGGCAGCCGGCTTCTATGCCAACCACCACCCGGTGGCCAACGACTACTTCAACAACACCAGCTACGGAAACCACCCCGACTTCAACATGCTGGGAATCAACTCGAGCGGCGCCGCCGTCGGCCGGGGCAACCTGCGCAACAACATCGCCTACACGGGCACGCTGACGTCGAACATGATCGGTACCAGCTCCGCGTACAACTCCTGGGACCTCGGCGTCACCCTGACGGACTCCCAGTTCCAGAGCGTATCGACCTCCGGCTGGGATGCGCCTCG
This window encodes:
- a CDS encoding glycosyl hydrolase 53 family protein — protein: MTENEAGTPDGLRRRTVLLGAAAGALALGASAIRAPQAEAASFIKGADISWMPQMEARGYYWNNRSGQRQDLLAILKGYGITAVSLRTWVNPSNDPGNGHCSMPETVQMARRCTDAGLQVLVGFHFGDTWNSVGVQNPPAAWAGMSYDQMLTAMRTYVTNSMNQLRSAGVTPDWVKIGNETNSGICKPTGSLSRPNQMTGLLNAAYDSVKQVFPSTPVLIHLAQPQKLDSIQNFFNAYRGNGGKWDITGLSSYAQGGNVAPVLNNMRTIQTSYGKPVMQVEYGGPVGKPTQVRDSLRAFITGIKGFGGLGTFFWEPEGYPSFNYYNSSAWDEGSKRPTAAMDGFLNV
- a CDS encoding right-handed parallel beta-helix repeat-containing protein yields the protein MKRCMTVARAALIATVVVGSSAAFITTSVTAGNAAAGAVYYVAPNGSDSAAGTQAAPWASIARAQAAAQPGDTVYVRGGTYVFTRANSACSSQTARVDAITLNKSGSPGNLIRYWAYPGEKPVFDFSHMTDNCRIKGFGITGSHVHLKGLDVRGVPQNNKLNAESWGIWVSGSNNILELIDTHHHMGTGLFISGGGGNLVLNSDSHHNYDPNSSDGPGENADGFGAHYTPAGRPANVFRGCRAWWNADDGYDLISTYSPVTIENSWSWRNGYLPGTTTPSGNGAGFKMGGFGAEYDAGAVKHTVRFSVAFLNKAAGFYANHHPVANDYFNNTSYGNHPDFNMLGINSSGAAVGRGNLRNNIAYTGTLTSNMIGTSSAYNSWDLGVTLTDSQFQSVSTSGWDAPRQTDGSLPTLPHLRPAANSTLIDKGTDIGMPYTGQAPDLGAFEWPGDTPPGQRYEAETAPAVCQGTIDANWAGFSGSGFCNGTNAAGAYAQFTVNPSAAGTASLGIRYANGAGSARAANLIVNGSAVATVSFEPTGAWTTWATKTMTVPLTTGGNTIRVDPTTTAGLPNIDHLDLGPTAG